The uncultured Cohaesibacter sp. region GATGCTTTGCAGATTTTCGCAACAAAGGGAGATCTGGCCCATGTTGCGCTCTTTCTCTGGGCTAGTGCGGCCAGTGGCTTGCTCGTCTGGAGCTTGCGAGAACAGGCTGCATCCAACAAGCGCTTTCAAGATTTTGTCGAGGAGATTGCGCGCCTCACCAGTTTACTCGAATAGTAAACTGAAATTCAGTTTATTTTGGGGCGTTGTGGAAAGGCCAGATCACAAGAAGGTCTTTGCTCGCTTTTCCCGTTCTCTGGAAGCGCATCTGGGCCATGAACCGGTTGCACGCATCCGCCTCATCTCCACATCAATGTGAAACAATAGATATAAGCTTATGAAATATATCGATGTCTATCACGCTTCAAAGCATTGCTCGAACCTGAACACAGAGAAGAAGGCGCTGCCGTCTGCTCTGGATGTTGTTAAGGATGATGGGCTGTTTGAAGGCTATGCCTGCCTGTTTGGCAAAGAAGATCTTGGCCATGATGTAATCCGACAGGGCGCCTTTGCCAAGAGCCTTGCTGACCGCGGGCTGGACGGGATCAAGCTGCTTTATCAGCATGATCCGGCGCAGCCAATCGGTCAGTGGCTGACCATCCGGGAAGACAGCAAGGGGCTATTCGTCCGTGGCAAGCTGGCAACCGAAGTCGCCAAAGCGCGCGAAATCCTCTCGATGATGAAGGCCGGTATTCTGGATGGCCTCTCCATTGGTTTTCGCACCGTGCGCGGAAGTAAAGATCCCAAGAGCGGTATCCGTCATTTGCTGGAGTTGGATCTTTGGGAAATCTCCATCGTCACCTTCCCGATGCAGCCGGACGCGCGCATCTCTTCGGTTAAATCAAGGCTGGGGGCTGGGGCTGGTTTGCAGCCTGATGACGATCCCCTCAGCAAAAGAGAATTGGAACGCAAGCTCATGCACGACGCTGGGCTGAGCCGTTCCCAGGCCCGGGCCCTCATGGCCCATGGTCTCACTGGCCTCAGTGGCAAGCAGGACGCTGCCTTTCTTGAGCCCTCATGCGAGCTTGCGGCCTTGCGCAAGATGACCCGAGCCATGCTCAGGGCAGCAAACGTTTAGGCCTTTCGGCTCTCGCAAACCTTCACTCATTTCAAACGAAAAGAGTCTTCTCATGAAAGAACTGAATATCCCGTCTCCTGAGACGAAGTCCATGGTCAATGGAGACCTCGGAACGGCCTTTGACGACTTTCTGGTCTCATTTGAAGCTTTCAAACGCGCCAATGACGATCGCCTTGATGAAATCGAGAAACGGTCTTCCGATGTGCTGACAGAGCACAAGGTCGATCGCATCTCCAAGGCTCTGGATGATCAGCAGTCAGCCCTCGACAACCTCATCCTCAAAGCCCGCCGACCTTCTCTTGGTGATGGGGTGTCTTCGGCGCGCAATGCTTCCCTGCTGTCTCCTCGCGCTATGGAACACAAGACGGCTTTTAATCGCTACATTCGCTCCGGTGTCGAGCAGGATTTGCGTGATCTGGAAGCCAAGGCCATGTCCATCAGCTCTGATCCTGATGGTGGCTATCTGGTGCCGGAACAGGTTGAAGCGGAAGTCGGGCGCCGTCTTGCGGCTATTTCTCCGATCCGTGGCATCGCCGATGTGCGCGAAATTTCAGGTACGACCTTGAAAAAGCCTTTCGCCAAATCGGGTCCGGAAGTCGGTTGGGTTGGTGAAACGGCTGCGCGTCCTCAGACTGATGCTTCAGCTTTGGCCGAGTTGTCCTATACGGCAATGGAGCTTTATGCCATGCCGGCTGCGACGCCTAGCTTGCTTGAAGATGCGGCGATCAATGTTGACGAATGGATTGCTGCGGAAGTGGAAACCGCATTTGCCGAACAGGAAGGGGCCGCCTTCGTCAATGGTGACGGCGTTAACAAGCCAAAAGGCTTCATGGCTGAAACCGTGGTCGCCGAAGACAGCTGGGCCTGGGGCTCCCTGGGGGCCATCGCGACGGGAACTGCAGGTGGATTTGGTTCGACCAACCCCGGCGATCCGCTCATTGATCTTATCTACAGCCTCAAGGCAGGGTATCGGCAGAATGCGCAGTTCGTGATGAACCGAACGACGCAGGCCGCGGTTCGCAAGCTCAAAGACAATGATGGTAACTATCTCTGGCAGCCGCCAGCAGCCATCGGTGCCAAAGCTTCTTTGCTGAACTATGCCATCACTGAAGCGGAAGATATGCCGGACATTGCAACAGACGCTTGTGCTATGGCCTTCGGAGACTTCAAGCGCGGCTATCTCATCGTCGATCGCCTCGGTCTCAGCATTCTGCGCGATCCATATTCCTCCAAGCCATATGTTCTGTTCTATGTGACCAAGCGTGTCGGTGGCGGTGTTCAGGACTATGACGCCATCAAGCTGATGCAGTTCTCTGCCTGATTGTTACGCGTGACCCTGTGGGTGGAGCTTGCTCCATCCCAACTGGTGCCTTTGTCGGTTTCTCCCTCCCGCCAAAGGCATTTTCTTATCTAGAACAGTCGCACTGCGCGACGGATTGATTGTTTCATTTGTAATGGTGAAGAAATGTCACTCACTCTTTTGACCGCGCCGGCAGTGGAACCGGTCAGCCTTGCAGAAATCAAGGCTTATTTGAAGATCGATCAGGATACCGAAGATGATCTGATCCGTGCCTTTTTGAGCGCGGCTCGTGTGCATCTGGAACATATGATCGGTCATCACCTTATC contains the following coding sequences:
- a CDS encoding HK97 family phage prohead protease; its protein translation is MKYIDVYHASKHCSNLNTEKKALPSALDVVKDDGLFEGYACLFGKEDLGHDVIRQGAFAKSLADRGLDGIKLLYQHDPAQPIGQWLTIREDSKGLFVRGKLATEVAKAREILSMMKAGILDGLSIGFRTVRGSKDPKSGIRHLLELDLWEISIVTFPMQPDARISSVKSRLGAGAGLQPDDDPLSKRELERKLMHDAGLSRSQARALMAHGLTGLSGKQDAAFLEPSCELAALRKMTRAMLRAANV
- a CDS encoding phage major capsid protein, translated to MKELNIPSPETKSMVNGDLGTAFDDFLVSFEAFKRANDDRLDEIEKRSSDVLTEHKVDRISKALDDQQSALDNLILKARRPSLGDGVSSARNASLLSPRAMEHKTAFNRYIRSGVEQDLRDLEAKAMSISSDPDGGYLVPEQVEAEVGRRLAAISPIRGIADVREISGTTLKKPFAKSGPEVGWVGETAARPQTDASALAELSYTAMELYAMPAATPSLLEDAAINVDEWIAAEVETAFAEQEGAAFVNGDGVNKPKGFMAETVVAEDSWAWGSLGAIATGTAGGFGSTNPGDPLIDLIYSLKAGYRQNAQFVMNRTTQAAVRKLKDNDGNYLWQPPAAIGAKASLLNYAITEAEDMPDIATDACAMAFGDFKRGYLIVDRLGLSILRDPYSSKPYVLFYVTKRVGGGVQDYDAIKLMQFSA